A stretch of Triticum aestivum cultivar Chinese Spring chromosome 1D, IWGSC CS RefSeq v2.1, whole genome shotgun sequence DNA encodes these proteins:
- the LOC123183070 gene encoding ubiquitin-conjugating enzyme E2 36 produces the protein MANSNLPRRIIKETQRLLSEPAPGISASPSEENMRYFNVMVLGPAQSPYEGGVFKLELFLPEEYPMAAPKVRFLTKIYHPNIDKLGRICLDILKDKWSPALQIRTVLLSIQALLSAPNPDDPLSENVAKHWKSNEAEAVETAKEWTRMYASGA, from the exons ATGGCCAACAGCAACCTCCCCCGCCGGATCATCAAG GAGACGCAGCGGCTGCTCAGCGAGCCAG CGCCGGGGATCAGCGCCTCACCGTCGGAGGAGAACATGCGCTACTTCAATGTCATGGTCCTTGGCCCCGCGCAGTCTCCCTACGAAG GTGGAGTCTTCAAGCTTGAACTTTTCTTACCCGAGGAATATCCGATGGCTGCTCCTAAA GTTAGGTTTCTCACAAAAATATACCATCCCAACATTGACAAG CTTGGTAGAATATGCCTCGACATCCTAAAGGACAAGTGGAGTCCAGCTCTTCAGATACGCACTGTTCTTCTGAG CATTCAGGCACTGCTGAGCGCCCCAAACCCAGATGATCCTCTCTCAGAAAACGTCGCAAAACACTGGAAATCCAATGAAGCTGAAGCTGTTGAGACAG CGAAGGAATGGACTCGTATGTATGCCAGTGGCGCATGA